The genomic window TTATTTAAAAAAACGACATGATACAGTTCATTTTTTCAACCACAGGATACTTTTCCTGTGGTTTTTTTTATTGAATACCTAAGGAAGCGAATATACATTATGATCTGTGCAAACAATATCGCCCTGGCTTATGGCAAACAGGTGCTGTTCAAAGATGTAAACATCATGTTCAAACCCGGAAACTGTTACGGGCTTATCGGGGCCAACGGGGCGGGAAAATCCACTTTTTTAAAAATTCTGGCCAGAGAGATTGAACCGGATGCCGGCGACATCAGTGTGGGCCCCAAAGAAAGAATTGCCGTGTTACGACAGGATCACTTTGCCTTTGACACCCACGGGGTGCTGGATACGGTCATCATGGGGCACAAAAAACTGTATGCAGTCATGGCTGAACGCGAAGCCTTGTATGCAAAGCCTGATTTTTCAAATGAAGACGGTCTGAGATCCGGGGAGCTGGAAATTGAATTTGAGGAAATGAACGGATATGATGCAGAGTCTGAAGCAGCGGTCCTGCTCAAAAATCTGGGTATTGCAGAACCTTTGCACACCAGAAAAATGAAAGAACTGGAAGGCGGTGAAAAAGTCCGGGTGCTCCTGGCCCAGGCCCTGTTCGGAAACCCGGATGTGCTGTTGCTCGATGAGCCCACCAACAATCTGGACATTCACTCCATCGCCTGGCTGGAAGACTTTTTGTACCGGTTTAAAAATACCGTCATTGTGGTATCCCATGACCGGCATTTCATGAATCAGGTCTGCACCCACATTGCCGATATTGATTTTAATAAAATTGCCGTGTATGCGGGCAATTATGATTTCTGGTACCAGGCCAGCCAGTTGAACCTGAAGCAAAAACAGGCTGACAACAAAAAGATCACGGACCGGGCCAATGAACTCAAGACCTTTATCCAGAGATTTTCTTCCAATGCCTCCAAGTCCAAACAGGCCACGTCCAGAAAAAAACTGCTGGAAAAACTGACCATTGAAGACATGCCCGTATCATCCAGAAATTATCCGTTTATCCGGTTTACCCCGGAACGGCCCTGCGGCAATATTATCCTTGAAGTGGAAGGGCTTTCAAAGACCATTGACGGGGAAAAGATTCTTGATAATGTCAGTTTTACCGTCAATAAAAACGACAAAATCGCTTTCATGGGAAATAACAGCCTGGCCAAAACCACCCTTTTCCAGATCATTGCAGGAGAAATGAAACCGGATACAGGCAGTTACCGGTGGGGAACCACCATCAGCCATTCCTATTTTCCCAAAGAGCACCAGGGGTATTTCAACCAAAACCTGAACCTGATTGAATGGCTGCTTCAGTTTGCCCCGCCCAAAGAGGGAGAAAGCTTTGCCCGCACGTTTTTGGGACGTATGCTCTTTTCAGGGGAGGAAGCCCTCAAAACCACGGATGTGCTTTCCGGCGGGGAAAAAGTGCGCTGCATGCTTTCCCGCATGATGCTTGCCCGATCCAATGTCCTGATCCTGGACGAGCCCACCAATCACCTGGATCTCGAATCCATCACGGCATTGAATAACAGCCTGATCGATTTTCCCGAGGTGGTGCTTTTCACCTCCCATGACCATGAATTTGTCAATACGCTCGTCAACCGGGTCATCGAGCTCACACCCGCCGGTATTATCGACCGGTTGATGCGCTTTGATGAGTATGTGGCGAGTACGGAAGTGGCAAAAACAAGAGAATTGATGGTAAAAAAAGCCGCCTGAGATCTGCCTATATTGTGGGAAACAGCATTTGCATCTTCGCTGTCATTGCCGGGCTCAGCTGTTTAAGCAGCTCAGCATTATACGAACCCGTCGGCATCGGCCGAATGCCCGGGTCCATTACAACTCTGCCATCCACGCGTACTTCGGTTTGAGTGGCTGGGTCGACCCGGTAGTTGGACTGATGATCCGCTTGATATATCACCCCGGTGTTGACAATCTGCTGGGCTGCCACCGCATACTTGCGGGAGGTCCAGGCAGGCGTGCCTGGTTTGGCTGCCGGATCCACGTTGGTCGTGAAAATGGAAATCGTGTAGTCGCTGTTGAGCTTGATATCAAACATGCGTAACTGCTGGGGAAAATCACGCAGCGATGAGGTTTCCACCTGCCAGAAACCATTTTCAGGCGCGTGGACCGGATCAGGTGATTCAAATGCCTTAACGGCATTCACATGCCGATGACCGGCGACCCACATCAGCAGATTGGGATGGCGGTGAAGTTCTTCCAGTAATTCGGGCAGGTCCACCGCATTTTGCGGCGCATCGGGGTTGGCGGAATTATCAAGCCACTCCATAAAGGTTCCTGCTTTTTGAACGCCAATGGGGATATGCGCCGCAATGATCATGAGTTGATCCTGATCATCTCCGTCCGCAAGCTCTTCTTTAAGCCATTGCCAGCGGGCTTTATCAAGGAAACCATGCCCGTGGATGGCCGTGGATTGGTCGTCTTCCCTCTGGGTGTTATCCAGGACAATCACTTTAATGGGTATTTCCGCTTTTGGTATAAAACTGTAACAGGCAAAGCCGGGCTCCTGTCCCGGAGGCACCCGGTCAAAGCCATGGCCAACGGGTTTGGTCGAGGTGTTAAAAAACGCCTCAATCCACTGGGTCTTGGTCAGTGAATAGCGGTCCGGGTCGGCAACAATTTCGGGGGGCGTGCTGAAGTTGTCAACCGGACCATATTTTATGATCTTACCGTTCGGGGTCGTGCCGTCAAGGACGCCCATATAGTAAAGGGTCTCTTCAGGGTTTTTATGGCTGTATATGTCGTTGGCGCGGCAGACTGTATTTGACATGGCAATGACCTGGTCGCTGATGCAGGATTCCCGCAATTTCGGGTCATCGCCGTATCTGCCGTCCGGCGGGATGGAGCCAAGCCAGAAATGATCGTGATTGCCGATGGTTTGATACCAGGGAATCGACGGGTCAAGCCCGGCGGCTTTGAAAGGTTTCTGATAATCGATATCATCGGCGCCCGCATGCGCACCGGAACTGGGTTGGATCACCTTGCCGTCAAGGACATCGATATACCACCTTAACTCGTTGTACTGGGTGCTGTTGCAGGTATCCCCCAAAGAGATGCCGAAGTCGACGGGATCTTTTTTATGCAGGGCGTTTACCGTCTGGATCGCTGCATCCAGCACATGGGGTGTGTACATCATGACAGGCGAATAAACTGACGTGACACCGGCTTCGAAACCACATGAATTCAGCTGTTGCATATAGATCAACTGGGAAGGCGATTCTTTATCCGTGATATGGATATCCGTGATGCTGAAAAATCTTAACAATGTGGCACAATGACTGCTTTGCGGAGGGGAATAGTCCCCCATGATATCGACGCGCTGTTCACAAACCAGCGGTCCGCCATACGTCCAGACACCATATCCATTTTGATCGTATTCTGAAATAAGGTTGAGATCTTCCGGTAAAATAGCCTTTGATGTTAATTCGGGCTCAATGGTTCTATCAAGCGTCGTATAAACATCGGAATCAATCGAATAAGGCGGGACATTTACAACCCCGCTGTCACCGTGTTTGCATCCAAGCATCCATGGACCCAAAGAAACACATGCAACGGTGCCGGCGGTAACTTTTATAAAGCAACGGCGCGATACAACACGGCACGGCTTTGAATTTTCCCTGCTTTTGAAATCATCGTTTGTCATGGTTTCTCCTTTTTATGCGCCGATTGTGTGAACCGCTTAAATGGCATGCTTATGGGATAAAATCAATTAAAATTTCAAGCGCCTCCATCTGCAGTTCCATGGGACCTGTGATGGGAGCCTTCCCAAAAACCCGGCCATATATGGCCACTGGTCGCATATGATCTTTTTTTTATGGCTGCGCATGGCAACCCGATATTACGCTTGTAATTGATTGATCAAACGAAATCAGATAGATATGGAAAACAGCCCTGCATGTTACAACGCTGGCACAAAGATTGAAGTAACAAGAAAGAATGAAACGTTTACCCCATAATCGAGTCCATGAACGGATGAAATATCGGTTCATGCCGCGTTTGGAAAGGACAAAGCCATGCAGTTAGATATCTCACCACAACCCGTAGTTTCTCTTCTCGCCGGCATATTGATTTTTATTATGCCGAAATTATTGAATTATATCGTTGCCGTTTATCTCATTATTATCGGCGTGCTCGGGTTGATCCACTGACGTGCAGGGGGTTCATTTTTAAAAACCGACCCGTTTTGTTTTCCAATATTTTGATTTCCAATAAGGATCATCCAACCTCGAAATCATAACCCCTTTTTTCTTGGATGCATGCATAAATGAACTGTTTTCTAAATAAATGCCTACATGCCTTACCGTCCAACCGGTTTTAAAAAACACCAGATCCCCTGAACGGCGTTTGTCTGTTTGAATTTCTTTACCGATCTGAGACTGTAACCTGGTGGAACGAGGCAATTTTTTATCAAATAATTCCAGATAGGTTAAATAGACAAAGCCTGAACAATCAACACCATTTTTACTCAGCCCGCCCATTTTATATCTGACACCTTTCCATTTATCGTATTGTGAGTACAATCGATCTGTTACGGTTTCTTTATTTGACACGGCATTGTTTTTTAACGGCCGGGAATCAGGTGCGTGGCTGCATGCATGTTCTGTTCGATCTTGGCCTTGCGCTCTTCGCCGGGAATCAGGTACGTGGCTGCATGCTGTTATTGAAAAACATAAAAAAACCGCTGTCATCAATAAAAAAAACTGATTCAATCTGTATCCCTTTATTTTCCTTGTTCGGCCGGGAGCCTTGGGTAACAGTTTTACGCAGCAGTGGCTGCTGGTTTATGATTCCGGCAGTTAAATTTCCGAATCAGCATCCGGTCTTCTTTTCCAAAAACAGTTCAGGCAGGACAATTCTGATTTCCTTTTCTGAATCTTCTTTCTGCCAGTAGACGATATAATTCACAGCGGCCCGGGCAGGCGCATACCCGGCCCGGCAAAGTTTTTCCAGTCGGTTTGAAAACGATCTGGAAAATGTGACGATGGGCACCCCTTTTTTGTCCAGGCAGCGGTTGTCACGCACGATTAATCCATCCCCGCTTTTCAGGTGTGAAATTTCACGTTGCCGGCCACGAAAATAATCCAGCCAGATATCTTTGTGGCCCAACTGCATGACCAGCTGATCCGGAGGAAACTGTTGTTCATGATTGTCGATCCGCGCCATTCCCTGAACCGGCAGATCATCCAGAAAAGGGGCGTTCAGATGGATGGTCAGATTCTGTTTCGCCCGGGTCATGGCCACATACACCAGGCGTTTCTTTTCATCAGTGCTCAGATCGAAATTGTCCAGCAGGATAAACACATGATCAAACTCTCTTCCTTTGGCTTTGTGCATGGTGGATACAAGAACGACATCCCCGGGGGCGTCTGAAAAATCCTCCAGTCTGGATTCCCGGATAAACACCTCCAGATCGGACCGGTATTTTTTCTGCGGACTGGCCGCCTCAAACCCCTTGATCATGTTCAGGCAGATATCCAGTTTCGCGCTGTTTCTGTAATCATTCTCCAATTTTCGCCTGGCCGCTTCCCATACCTGAACATCTATGATAAACGTATCGTCTTTCAGATGGAGCTGGTCCAGAAAATATCTGATTTCCGACAGATTGTACAGATTGAACCCCTCATTGGTCTGGACCAGCTTTGCCGGCATCCGGTTTTTCAGCAGAAGGCCGGCTGCCTGCAGGGCTTCTTCATTGGTGTGGGTCAACACGCAGATGGTCCCGGCAAGCCGTGTGGAAACAAGGTCCTGAACCAGGGAAGAAACCAGATGACGGCTGCGATAGCGGACGATTCTGATGCTTCCGGAGCCGGCCTGCCGGGCGACAATAGGGGTGTCTTTCAACCGGCGGCGGATCTTTGCAGCAAACTGGTTTGAAAATTCAACCAGATTCTGTCTGCTCCGGAAATTTTCCACAAGCTGATACATGACTGCGTTCTTATCGGCAATGAACTGTTCCAGATATTTGGAGCTGGCGCCTCTGAACTCATAAATATTCTGGTCGTCATCTCCCACGGCAATGATCCGCATGTCCGGATTCTGATCCGCCAGAACACGGATCAACGCGTATTCATCCGCGTCCATATCCTGGGCTTCGTCGATCACCAAAACGGCTTTGGCGATCCGGGCAGGCTCCACCTCGCCGTTCCTGATTTTGGCAATGGTTTTCCGGATAATCCCGCCCGATTTTTCAAGGGTGCCGATTCTGCCGAGCAGGTCAAAACAATAGGAATGAAAGGTCTTGATCTCGATAAACCCGGCGGCATTGCCGATCAGTGCAATGAGCCGTTTCTTGAATTCCGTGGCCGCAGCTCTTGAAAAGGTCACCATGAGCAGCTGCTCATGTTTGACGTCCTCCATTAACAGAAGGGATGCCAGCTTGTGCACCAGGACCCGTGTCTTGCCGCTTCCCGGTCCTGCCGCCACCACCATGTGCTGCGATTTGTTATCGTTGATGATCTGTAACTGGGCCGGAGACAGGGTCCCGAAAAGCTGCCTGAATTTGGCGGGCGTGATATTTCTTTTGATCTCATCTCCCCGGCTGCCCTTGAAATACCGGCGGAGAAACGACGCAAAATTCAACTGAAAATAATCTTCCACAAACTGCAGGGCCGCCTTGTAATCCCGGATCATTTTTCTGGCATACTCGCCCACGATGTGGATCTGGGCCACCTTGTTCTCGTAAAACTCTCCCAGCTGCTTATAGTCCTCGATTCTGTAACGTCTTCTGTTGTCCATTTCCAGCCGTTCAAGGGTCAGCCGGTTATAGACCACCAGAAATCCGCCTTCGATCCGTATCGCACCGATCCTGGACAGATAAAACAGGGCATCTTCCACTTCCTCCGCCGAGGTTTCCTGCCGGAACAAAGATCCATGGGTTTCATACGCCGCCTTTAACTCCAGCACAGAAAATTCAACCAGCGCCAGGTCCTCTCCCATGGCGGATTCACCCTCAACAGACCCTGCCGTGATATTTTCAGCAGTCTCTTTTCTGCTTTTTTCATACAGCCGTTCCACAATGAACCGGGCCAGTTCATGCCGTTTTTCCAGTTTTTGCCGGAACACCTCCCGGGGCTCGTTCAGGGCCGCGGCAAAGGTGTGTTTTGCATAATCCGCATGGGGTCTGTGTATCCAGTGTTTGATGGCCCAGAAATTGATGAGGGTTTTAATTTTGGCGGGATCGGCATCGGCACACCCGTTTTCCGCTGCCTGTTCATTGAGTTTTTTGATATGAAAAACGATTTCGTGCTCGGCCATTTGCCCCAGTAGAAAGGTTTCAAGCCCTGCAAAGGCCTTTAGAATGCCCAGGGACCGGTTGGTTTTTTCCCCTTTTTTGATAAATGCCGTCAGATCTTTGGCATCTGCCAGTATTTTTTCTTCTCTGAGCAGGGTGATGATACGGATGACCTCTTCTTTGACGATGCCCAGATGGTCACTGATGTAATCCACTCTGGATTCCGCCACCTCATCGTTGGCCTGTTGTCTGGTTTTGCTTGAAAACAGCTTCTTGATGATCCGAACTGCCTGCTGCTTCTGTTTTTCCTCAAACCGGTCCGAGGCCGTGATCCGGTCAATGGCCTGCTGGGCGTTTTTGGTCAGGATACTGTTGGCATATATCCGGGGCATGTTCTGGCCCCGCTTCAGGTATCCCGCATTTTCCAGGGCTGCGATGGCGGTCTTGACCCGTGTTTCGATTTCAGCGATGTTATCATCCCACCCGGCTTTTCTGGCAATTTCCAGGGCGGAATTGGAGACTTTGGACCGGAACCGGGTCAAATCCTTGACTGCTTTCCAGACCTGCTGAATCTCTTTGACATTGAGCCGGGTCTGATTCAAAAGAATAAAATGCTTGCCAAGATCCTCTTCATTGAACAGGACAAAACAGTCTGCCGTGACCGTTTCATCCCTGCCGGCCCGGCCGGCTTCCTGGACATAGTTTTCCAGGGAATCCGAGATGTCGTAATGAATCACCATGCCGACATCTTTTTTATCCACGCCCATACCGAATGCGGAGGTGGCCACCATGATCCTTACATCCCCTTTGATGAAGGCATCCTGGTTTTCCATTTTCTCATGGGTGTCCATTTTGCCGTGATAGGGTTTTGCAGGGTATCCGTCCGCCGTCAGCCGCCGTGCCAGGTCATAGGCCCGGTAGGTTCTTGACACATACACAATGGTGGGGCATTCCCTTTGATCCAGCAGATCCCTGAGGGTCTGGTATTTCTCCTCTGGATTGTCCCTGAAAAACACCCTGTACTGCAAATTGGTTCTGGACGCACGGGATCGGAACACTTCCAGATCCAGGTGCAGGCCGTCTTTGAAATAGGTCTGGATATCCTGGATCACCTTTGGCTTGGCTGTTGCCGTAAAACAGGACACAGGGAGCGGGTCCTCCAGTTGCTTTTTTTCCTGGACTGCTTTGATGAACTCACCGATATACAGATAATCCACCCGGAAGTCCTGGCCCCAGGCAGAAAAACAGTGGGCTTCGTCAATCACGAAACGGACGATATTTCTTTTCAGGATCACGTGTTCAATGGTTTTCGACCGCAGCGATTCCGGAGACAGATAAAGAAGGCAGGCCGTGCCGTTTTCCACCCGCTCAAACGCGTTGGCCCGCTCGATGGGATCCAGCAGACCGTTGATGGTGACGGCATCGGTAATCCCCACCTTTTCCAGGTTGTCCACCTGGTCTTTCATCAACGACTGCAAGGGAGAAATGACAATGGTCAGTCCCCGGGCGTTTTCTCCGCTCATGAGGGCCGGCACCTGGAATGCCAGGGATTTGCCACCCCCGGTGGGAAAAACCGCAAGCAGGGATTTCCCGTCGATCGCGGCCTGAACCGCCTGTTCCTGAAGGGGTTCTCCGCCATAGGTCCGGAAGGAATCAAACCCGAAAAATTGTTTCAGGCCCCGGTGGATATTCAGGGCCTGGCCGCAGTAGTCACACCCGGTCAGGCAGGGATGATTCCTTAACAGATAGATCACTGACTCGATTTCAGGACAGGTTTTCAACACCCAGGGCGGGGTGATGGCATACCGGTCATCTGCATGAACCAGGGACAGGCAAAAGGCCAGGGCCACGGGAAATTCCGTGATCAGTTTTCCCAGGTCCGCATTACTGCAGATCTTTAAATGAAATGTTTTCAGGATCAGATCTTCAATGCCGGCGGTGTCATCTCCATAAAACGCCAGATACCTGAAAAATCCCTGAAATCCGGGCTTGTCATGCAGAAGAAAAAAAAAGATCTGCTGTAAATCCCT from Desulfotignum phosphitoxidans DSM 13687 includes these protein-coding regions:
- a CDS encoding ABC-F family ATP-binding cassette domain-containing protein, with product MICANNIALAYGKQVLFKDVNIMFKPGNCYGLIGANGAGKSTFLKILAREIEPDAGDISVGPKERIAVLRQDHFAFDTHGVLDTVIMGHKKLYAVMAEREALYAKPDFSNEDGLRSGELEIEFEEMNGYDAESEAAVLLKNLGIAEPLHTRKMKELEGGEKVRVLLAQALFGNPDVLLLDEPTNNLDIHSIAWLEDFLYRFKNTVIVVSHDRHFMNQVCTHIADIDFNKIAVYAGNYDFWYQASQLNLKQKQADNKKITDRANELKTFIQRFSSNASKSKQATSRKKLLEKLTIEDMPVSSRNYPFIRFTPERPCGNIILEVEGLSKTIDGEKILDNVSFTVNKNDKIAFMGNNSLAKTTLFQIIAGEMKPDTGSYRWGTTISHSYFPKEHQGYFNQNLNLIEWLLQFAPPKEGESFARTFLGRMLFSGEEALKTTDVLSGGEKVRCMLSRMMLARSNVLILDEPTNHLDLESITALNNSLIDFPEVVLFTSHDHEFVNTLVNRVIELTPAGIIDRLMRFDEYVASTEVAKTRELMVKKAA
- a CDS encoding TIGR03768 family metallophosphoesterase; protein product: MTNDDFKSRENSKPCRVVSRRCFIKVTAGTVACVSLGPWMLGCKHGDSGVVNVPPYSIDSDVYTTLDRTIEPELTSKAILPEDLNLISEYDQNGYGVWTYGGPLVCEQRVDIMGDYSPPQSSHCATLLRFFSITDIHITDKESPSQLIYMQQLNSCGFEAGVTSVYSPVMMYTPHVLDAAIQTVNALHKKDPVDFGISLGDTCNSTQYNELRWYIDVLDGKVIQPSSGAHAGADDIDYQKPFKAAGLDPSIPWYQTIGNHDHFWLGSIPPDGRYGDDPKLRESCISDQVIAMSNTVCRANDIYSHKNPEETLYYMGVLDGTTPNGKIIKYGPVDNFSTPPEIVADPDRYSLTKTQWIEAFFNTSTKPVGHGFDRVPPGQEPGFACYSFIPKAEIPIKVIVLDNTQREDDQSTAIHGHGFLDKARWQWLKEELADGDDQDQLMIIAAHIPIGVQKAGTFMEWLDNSANPDAPQNAVDLPELLEELHRHPNLLMWVAGHRHVNAVKAFESPDPVHAPENGFWQVETSSLRDFPQQLRMFDIKLNSDYTISIFTTNVDPAAKPGTPAWTSRKYAVAAQQIVNTGVIYQADHQSNYRVDPATQTEVRVDGRVVMDPGIRPMPTGSYNAELLKQLSPAMTAKMQMLFPTI
- a CDS encoding DUF3096 domain-containing protein — encoded protein: MQLDISPQPVVSLLAGILIFIMPKLLNYIVAVYLIIIGVLGLIH
- a CDS encoding NlpC/P60 family protein → MNQFFLLMTAVFLCFSITACSHVPDSRRRAQGQDRTEHACSHAPDSRPLKNNAVSNKETVTDRLYSQYDKWKGVRYKMGGLSKNGVDCSGFVYLTYLELFDKKLPRSTRLQSQIGKEIQTDKRRSGDLVFFKTGWTVRHVGIYLENSSFMHASKKKGVMISRLDDPYWKSKYWKTKRVGF
- a CDS encoding RecQ family ATP-dependent DNA helicase gives rise to the protein MKIQNPIAFVDTEIDPERGRILDLGGIKEDGNTFHSGSAVGFAEFLKGSRFLCGHNLIRHDLTYIVQAVEIAGIDRADMIDTLFLSPLLFPARPYHALVKDDKLQTQDLSNPLNDAVKARDLFYDEVAAFARADRDLQQIFFFLLHDKPGFQGFFRYLAFYGDDTAGIEDLILKTFHLKICSNADLGKLITEFPVALAFCLSLVHADDRYAITPPWVLKTCPEIESVIYLLRNHPCLTGCDYCGQALNIHRGLKQFFGFDSFRTYGGEPLQEQAVQAAIDGKSLLAVFPTGGGKSLAFQVPALMSGENARGLTIVISPLQSLMKDQVDNLEKVGITDAVTINGLLDPIERANAFERVENGTACLLYLSPESLRSKTIEHVILKRNIVRFVIDEAHCFSAWGQDFRVDYLYIGEFIKAVQEKKQLEDPLPVSCFTATAKPKVIQDIQTYFKDGLHLDLEVFRSRASRTNLQYRVFFRDNPEEKYQTLRDLLDQRECPTIVYVSRTYRAYDLARRLTADGYPAKPYHGKMDTHEKMENQDAFIKGDVRIMVATSAFGMGVDKKDVGMVIHYDISDSLENYVQEAGRAGRDETVTADCFVLFNEEDLGKHFILLNQTRLNVKEIQQVWKAVKDLTRFRSKVSNSALEIARKAGWDDNIAEIETRVKTAIAALENAGYLKRGQNMPRIYANSILTKNAQQAIDRITASDRFEEKQKQQAVRIIKKLFSSKTRQQANDEVAESRVDYISDHLGIVKEEVIRIITLLREEKILADAKDLTAFIKKGEKTNRSLGILKAFAGLETFLLGQMAEHEIVFHIKKLNEQAAENGCADADPAKIKTLINFWAIKHWIHRPHADYAKHTFAAALNEPREVFRQKLEKRHELARFIVERLYEKSRKETAENITAGSVEGESAMGEDLALVEFSVLELKAAYETHGSLFRQETSAEEVEDALFYLSRIGAIRIEGGFLVVYNRLTLERLEMDNRRRYRIEDYKQLGEFYENKVAQIHIVGEYARKMIRDYKAALQFVEDYFQLNFASFLRRYFKGSRGDEIKRNITPAKFRQLFGTLSPAQLQIINDNKSQHMVVAAGPGSGKTRVLVHKLASLLLMEDVKHEQLLMVTFSRAAATEFKKRLIALIGNAAGFIEIKTFHSYCFDLLGRIGTLEKSGGIIRKTIAKIRNGEVEPARIAKAVLVIDEAQDMDADEYALIRVLADQNPDMRIIAVGDDDQNIYEFRGASSKYLEQFIADKNAVMYQLVENFRSRQNLVEFSNQFAAKIRRRLKDTPIVARQAGSGSIRIVRYRSRHLVSSLVQDLVSTRLAGTICVLTHTNEEALQAAGLLLKNRMPAKLVQTNEGFNLYNLSEIRYFLDQLHLKDDTFIIDVQVWEAARRKLENDYRNSAKLDICLNMIKGFEAASPQKKYRSDLEVFIRESRLEDFSDAPGDVVLVSTMHKAKGREFDHVFILLDNFDLSTDEKKRLVYVAMTRAKQNLTIHLNAPFLDDLPVQGMARIDNHEQQFPPDQLVMQLGHKDIWLDYFRGRQREISHLKSGDGLIVRDNRCLDKKGVPIVTFSRSFSNRLEKLCRAGYAPARAAVNYIVYWQKEDSEKEIRIVLPELFLEKKTGC